CCCGCTGCTCTCCGCCGAAGCCGCCGCGGAGGCCCCGGCCGCCGGGGTCGACGCCGCCGACCTGGAACAGGCCGTCTGGGTCAGGCTGCTCGAACGCGGCCCCGCCGCCCCGGGTCCGGCCGGCGCCGCGGCGGACGCCTCCGCCGAACGGGCCCGCTGGCTGCGCCGGGCGGTGCGCGCGGAGGCCCGCCGGGCCAGGCGGCGGGCGCTGCGCGAGGTGCCGTACGGGGCGCGGCCCGGCTGCGCCGGCGCCGACCCGGAGGACGCGGTGCTGCACGGGGAGCAGCGGCGGGTCCTCCGGTCGGCGGTCGCCCGGTTGCCCGGACGGTGCCCGGAACTCATAGGAGCACTTTTGTCGCCGAGGGACCTCACGTACCGTGAAATCGCAGGAGAGTTGGGTATCTCACAAGGAAGTTTGGGGCCGGTGCGTTCCCGTTGCCTGGGATGTCTGCGCAGAATGCTGGCTGCAGAGGTTGCGGCTCCACGCCTGCGGGGAATGGAGCGGTAGACCAACGGGCTACCAGGTGAGCTGGAGGCATGCGCACATGGGTATGAGCGTGACCATTTCGGCGGCGGCCGCCGAGGACGTCGAGCAGATCTTCAAGCTCCAGTACCTGGCGTTCCAGCGCGAGGCCGAGCTGTACGGCAACTACCGCATCCAGCCGCTCACCCAGACCCTCGACTCCCTCAAGTCGGAGCTCGCGACCGACACCGTGCTCGTGGCCCGGCTCGGCGACGAGGTCGTCGGCACGGTGCGGGGCAACGTGGACGAGGACGGCACCGGCAAGATCGCCAAGCTGTGCGTCCACCCCCGGCTCCAGGGCCACGGGCTCGGCGCCCGGCTGCTGCGCGCGGTGGAGGAAGCCCTCGCGGGCAACAGCGGCACCAGCCGGTTCCGGCTGCACACCGGCCACAAGAGCGAGTCCAACCTGCGGCTCTACCGCAAGGCGGGCTACGTACGGGTCGGCGACCGGACCGCCTCCGACGGGGTCCACCTCGTCGTCCTGGAGAAGGAAGCGAAGGACGCGGCCGACTTCGCGGTCAGCGCCTGAGCCCCTGTCAGGCCCTCTCGCGCGTCAGCGCTTCGCGCGCAGCCAGAGCATCCCGGTGACCGGCAGGATCACCGGGATGAACAGGTAGCCCATGCCGAACTGCGACCACACGGTCGCGTCGGGGAACGCCTCGGGCCGCACCACGGTCCAGGTCCCGACGACGAGCACGCCGGTCAGCTCGGCGGCGCAGCACACCCGCGCCGCCTTGCGGGCCGTCTCCCCGCCCCGCACCAGCGAGTACGTGATGAAGACGTACACGAGCGCGGCCACCGCCGACAGCGAGTAGGGCAGCGGAGCCCGGTCGAACTCGGTGGAGATCTGGTACGCCGAGCGCGACACCGCGCCCACCGTGATCACCCCGTACAGCCACACCAGCAGCAGCCCCGGCCCGGAGACCAGCCGCTCGCGTCGCGCGGGCGCCCCGGCGGTGTCGGCCGCGGCGGTATCGGTGTCGGGCAGGTCAGGCACCGGCGGTTCCCCAGATGTCGTAGAGGCGTACTTCGAGGACGGCGAGGACGACCGCACCGGCCGCCACCGTCACCGAGCCCCACTTCGTGCGTTCGGTGAGCGAGAGCAGCCCGGCCGCCGGGACCGCCGCGAAGGCGCCGAGCAGGTAGGCGACGAACAGCACCGTGCCCTGCTCCGGCTTCTCGCCCGAGCCCAGCTCGACCAGGCCGACCACCAGCTGGGCCAGGACCAGGACGGTCACCACGGCCATGCCGATGAAGTGCCAGTCCTTGGTCGGCTGGTTCCGCAGGGCGGCGAAACCGCACCAGGCGGCGAGGGCGAGGGCGGCCGCGCCGAGGGCGACCGTCAGGGCGTCGAGCATGCTGCGAGGGTATTACGGGGCGGATGATCCGCTGCGCGCGCCCCTGTGGGGGACCCCGCTGAACGCTCGGTGCCCGCCCCGCCCTCCCGCTGTCCGTCCGGCATGCGACCCGATGGCGTCCGCTATGCGGACAGAATGGAACGCTGAGCCGATCGGTCTGGTTTACTGGGGCCCATGACCACGACGAGCAGCCGCACCCTTGCGACCGAGGCGACGATGACGCCCGGTGCTCGTTGTATGTGTCGAATGTGCGCCTTCTGAGGGCCCCTTCCCCGCAGTCTCGCGCCCCGAAGCGAGACCGGCCGAGCCCCGTGGACACCCTCGTGTGACACCCGGAAACGCTCCCGCCCCGCGCATGCGCCCGCCTCACCCTTTTGTGACGGTGTGACCCGTATCGCGTGCCAGATGTTTGCCCCGTGCCGGCACACCCCGCTGCGCCGCGCACTCGACAGCGACGGAAATCCTGTGATCACCACATCGGGCCTCACGAAGGTCTACCAGTCCCGTGGCCGCGAGGTCACCGCCCTGGACGGCGTCGACCTCCACGTAAAGGAGGGAGAGGTGTACGGGGTCATCGGCCAGAGCGGCGCCGGCAAGTCCTCCCTCATCCGCTGCGTGAACCTGCTGGAGCGCCCCACCAGCGGCACGGTGACCGTCGACGGCGTCGACCTCACCGCGCTCGCCGGTCGCGGCCGCCGCGCCGGCAAGGAGCTCCGCCAGGCCCGCAGCCGCATCGGCATGGTCTTCCAGCACTTCAACCTGCTGTCCTCGCGCACCGTCCAGGGCAACATCGAGCTGCCCCTGGAGATCCTCGGCGTCTCCGGCCGCGAACGCTCCCGCAAGGCCGCCGAACTCCTCGACCTGGTCGGCCTCGCCGACAAGGCGAAGGCCTACCCCGGCCAGCTCTCCGGCGGCCAGAAGCAGCGCGTCGGGATCGCCCGCGCCCTGGCCGGCGACCCCAAGGTGCTCCTGTCCGACGAGGCCACCAGCGCCCTCGACCCCGAGACCACCCGCTCCATCCTCCAGCTGCTGCGCGACCTGAACCGCCAGCTCGGCCTGACCGTGCTGCTGATCACGCACGAGATGGACGTGGTCAAGGCCGTCTGCGACTCCGCCGCGCTGATGAAGGGCGGCCGGATCATCGAGTCCGGCACCGTCCCGGAACTGCTGGCCACCCCCGGCTCCGAACTCGCCGGCGAACT
This Streptomyces sp. NBC_00539 DNA region includes the following protein-coding sequences:
- a CDS encoding methionine ABC transporter ATP-binding protein codes for the protein MITTSGLTKVYQSRGREVTALDGVDLHVKEGEVYGVIGQSGAGKSSLIRCVNLLERPTSGTVTVDGVDLTALAGRGRRAGKELRQARSRIGMVFQHFNLLSSRTVQGNIELPLEILGVSGRERSRKAAELLDLVGLADKAKAYPGQLSGGQKQRVGIARALAGDPKVLLSDEATSALDPETTRSILQLLRDLNRQLGLTVLLITHEMDVVKAVCDSAALMKGGRIIESGTVPELLATPGSELAGELFPVSGAATGPDRTVIDVTFHGEAATRPVISQLARTYNIDISILGAAMDTVAGKQIGRMRIELPGRYEENVVPVGFLREQGLQVDVVEEDADAARDVDEDVIADAELAELVKDGAK
- a CDS encoding sigma-70 family RNA polymerase sigma factor encodes the protein MDAMKDTDLFDELGPLLSAEAAAEAPAAGVDAADLEQAVWVRLLERGPAAPGPAGAAADASAERARWLRRAVRAEARRARRRALREVPYGARPGCAGADPEDAVLHGEQRRVLRSAVARLPGRCPELIGALLSPRDLTYREIAGELGISQGSLGPVRSRCLGCLRRMLAAEVAAPRLRGMER
- a CDS encoding GNAT family N-acetyltransferase, which translates into the protein MGMSVTISAAAAEDVEQIFKLQYLAFQREAELYGNYRIQPLTQTLDSLKSELATDTVLVARLGDEVVGTVRGNVDEDGTGKIAKLCVHPRLQGHGLGARLLRAVEEALAGNSGTSRFRLHTGHKSESNLRLYRKAGYVRVGDRTASDGVHLVVLEKEAKDAADFAVSA